The following are encoded together in the Dyella terrae genome:
- a CDS encoding M61 family peptidase — MKRLTRWLGVVALAISAPCIAKAGDDIPPGTIALTVRLPDPGQKLLYVHESMPVKPGPLTLYYPKWIPGDHSPDGPIEQIMGLVFTAGGKRIAWQRDELDRFTFHLTVPAGAQQLDIDFQFPGTERVTPNLMGVSWDQVALYPAGHATKTLIYQPTLVIPADWHYASALETATHDDGRIAFKPVPFNTLVDSPVIAGRYFRQIDLTPTGSSVHRYLDMVGDSAVALDLSEPQISGFRQLIEQAQALFHSHHYDSYHLLLTLSDYVPVGGLEHHQSSDDRARSGSKMFADADHFMLDASLLPHEYTHSWNGKFMRPAGLWQPDFEQPERPGMLWIYEGLTVYLGDVLTARSGLWSADTWRQVLAYRASDMAYRPGRAWRPLLDTSVAVDYSAPTAWGNWRRENDFYREGELLWLAVDMRIRELSHGQRSIDDFAQLFFDVDDGSFVTHTYTFDDVVTTLDKVQPSDWASFLHNWTEGVGEQVPLLSGIDASGWRLAYTDQPSAYQHAIENVGQGELEIKGINVMASIGLFLKDDGDIIDMLWDGPAFKSGLAPGMKLVSINDRHFSASVLHEELARAQQSKKPLQLRMQNDGESALHVVHDDGGPKYPTLSARLTRSMCCNRSSRRDRPVAVRERTALSQGEQRARRPSRLP, encoded by the coding sequence ATGAAACGACTGACACGATGGCTTGGCGTTGTGGCCCTGGCGATATCCGCACCTTGCATCGCCAAAGCGGGCGACGACATTCCACCCGGCACCATCGCGTTGACGGTGCGCTTGCCCGATCCCGGCCAGAAACTGCTGTACGTGCACGAGAGCATGCCCGTCAAACCGGGCCCGTTGACGCTCTACTATCCGAAATGGATTCCGGGCGACCACTCGCCTGACGGCCCGATCGAGCAGATCATGGGTCTGGTGTTCACTGCAGGCGGTAAACGCATCGCATGGCAACGCGATGAGCTGGATCGGTTCACCTTCCACCTCACCGTACCGGCTGGCGCGCAGCAGTTGGATATCGACTTCCAATTTCCCGGCACGGAAAGGGTGACGCCGAATCTCATGGGCGTTTCCTGGGATCAGGTGGCGCTGTACCCGGCGGGCCATGCGACCAAGACGCTGATCTATCAACCAACCCTGGTCATTCCTGCCGATTGGCACTACGCCAGTGCGCTGGAAACGGCGACACACGACGATGGGCGGATTGCTTTCAAGCCGGTGCCATTCAACACACTGGTCGATTCGCCAGTGATTGCCGGCAGATACTTTCGGCAAATCGACCTGACGCCGACAGGGTCATCCGTGCACCGCTATCTCGACATGGTCGGCGATAGCGCGGTGGCACTCGATCTGTCGGAGCCGCAGATCTCGGGTTTCCGCCAACTGATTGAACAAGCGCAGGCGCTGTTCCATTCCCACCACTACGACAGCTACCACCTGTTGCTGACATTGAGCGACTACGTGCCAGTCGGTGGCTTGGAGCATCATCAGTCGAGTGACGATCGCGCGCGCAGCGGCTCGAAGATGTTCGCTGACGCCGATCACTTCATGCTCGACGCCTCGTTACTTCCCCACGAGTACACCCATTCGTGGAACGGAAAGTTCATGCGCCCGGCGGGTCTGTGGCAACCCGACTTCGAACAGCCCGAACGCCCCGGCATGCTGTGGATCTACGAAGGGCTCACGGTCTACCTGGGGGACGTACTGACCGCGCGCAGCGGTTTATGGTCGGCCGATACATGGCGCCAGGTGCTCGCTTATCGGGCCAGTGACATGGCGTATCGCCCCGGACGCGCGTGGCGGCCTTTGCTGGATACCAGCGTCGCCGTGGATTATTCCGCGCCCACCGCGTGGGGCAATTGGCGACGCGAGAATGACTTCTACCGCGAGGGCGAGCTTCTGTGGCTTGCCGTCGATATGAGGATTCGCGAACTCAGCCACGGCCAGCGTTCCATCGACGATTTCGCGCAGCTGTTCTTCGACGTCGACGACGGCAGTTTCGTCACCCACACCTACACCTTCGATGACGTCGTCACCACGCTCGACAAGGTGCAACCATCCGACTGGGCAAGTTTTCTCCACAACTGGACCGAGGGCGTAGGCGAGCAGGTGCCGCTGCTCTCCGGTATCGACGCCAGCGGTTGGCGACTGGCCTATACCGACCAGCCGTCCGCGTACCAGCACGCGATCGAAAACGTCGGGCAGGGCGAACTGGAGATCAAAGGCATCAACGTCATGGCGTCGATCGGCCTGTTCCTCAAAGACGATGGCGACATCATCGACATGCTGTGGGATGGACCGGCCTTCAAGAGCGGCCTTGCGCCCGGCATGAAGCTGGTTTCCATCAACGACCGTCACTTCAGCGCATCCGTATTGCACGAAGAACTCGCACGGGCACAGCAGAGCAAGAAACCGCTGCAACTACGCATGCAGAACGACGGTGAGAGCGCGCTTCATGTGGTCCATGACGACGGCGGGCCGAAGTACCCAACCTTGTCCGCACGCCTGACAAGGTCGATGTGCTGCAACAGATCCTCGCGCCGAGACCGGCCAGTCGCGGTTCGTGAACGAACCGCTCTCAGCCAAGGCGAGCAACGCGCACGCAGACCATCCCGACTGCCGTGA
- a CDS encoding TonB-dependent receptor codes for MKVTSLRSLHGKNGLRRKALALAISSVTLGFTGTASAQATNGTIYGTVPAVAGETIQITGGSGFNRSIDVGASGKYSVTLPVGSYTVSLLQDGKVVDSRSGVSPVAAGSVVVDFAVSSAAAGAKTLGTVSVTGTSLPPIDVSTTNQVTTITAKQLQQLPLQRTAENIALLAPGVNLGSPEVGGGPLGTPNLVFGGASTAENAYYLDGMNTTELLNNQGGISLPYGAIEQQQTFTSGYDARYGRSIGGVINQIGKSGDNDWHFGVRALWQPGSMRADPDNFYYANPLVTNAGNKPGDLAIFRNNNSSSENIYDAYISGPLIKDKLFFFVGAEQDNTNYRTTSEFSSTATTETWKVQDPKFYTKLNWNINDSNVLSATYLQNAHKTDGTIYNFDYNTLKQGDFNSLDQINRTTFKVWVANYTSYITDDLTLNATVGKMHGTYYTGQPGYPGYDPMLPHIASNSQQDPAFSPPGGISNSQVNSSIADPDHKESVTNYRLNLDYKLGDHDFQVGIDNINSRDISDGSVDPGPGYQWIYGESDPGSPVFGVSPNVPPYVAPSTQCHPDSTGVVRCYFVQQHTDISVASVRVAQRAQYVLDNWQVTPNLLLNLGVRNDQFTNYDASGVPYIRLTKPQWAPRLGFSWDVHGDSSLKVFGNAGRYYLALPEQVALSIAAPVTNAGVYGTYTGIDPNTGAPTGFTPLPQNPSTGVSIDSEYGQAKDPRVSTAQNIKAEFSDNYVLGMQQQFEMLGTSWVFGATGTYQRMDRIIDDFDDIQIECAAGRAQGYAYMTADTCSQWAQSLVLVNPGETAKLLMQSPSGALAPVTVTAKDQGFPKAATRRYYSLDLSLEHAWDGKWFAKFDYMFSRTWGNDEGPVSTYSQQGGSYESLTTAWDFPERMEYSSGVLPNDRKHQIKFYGAYQIAKDWAVGANIYMASGTPRLCRGGYGPDQLALHGSHTYYWCGGVPVPPGSLGRLPWTHQVNLNVDYKPGWSDHKLDFNLAVINLFNQQTPVFYNDFYGTTSSPNPDYGRVQDTVAPRYVRFSVAYDF; via the coding sequence ATGAAGGTAACGTCCTTGCGTTCGTTGCATGGAAAGAATGGCCTCCGGCGCAAGGCGCTGGCACTGGCCATCAGTTCGGTCACGCTGGGCTTCACAGGCACTGCGTCGGCACAGGCGACGAACGGCACCATCTACGGAACCGTTCCTGCCGTTGCAGGTGAAACCATCCAGATCACCGGTGGCTCGGGTTTCAATCGCAGCATCGATGTGGGGGCATCCGGCAAGTACTCGGTCACCCTGCCGGTTGGCTCCTATACCGTGTCGCTCCTGCAGGACGGCAAGGTCGTGGACTCACGCAGCGGCGTGAGTCCGGTGGCAGCGGGTTCGGTGGTGGTGGATTTCGCCGTATCGTCGGCTGCGGCAGGGGCCAAGACGCTCGGCACAGTCAGCGTCACTGGCACCAGCTTGCCGCCTATCGACGTGAGCACCACCAATCAGGTGACGACGATCACCGCCAAGCAGTTGCAGCAATTGCCTCTGCAGCGCACCGCCGAGAACATCGCCCTGCTGGCACCGGGCGTCAACCTGGGCTCGCCTGAGGTAGGTGGCGGCCCGCTGGGCACGCCGAACCTGGTGTTCGGTGGTGCGTCGACAGCGGAGAACGCTTACTACCTCGATGGCATGAACACCACCGAGTTGCTCAACAATCAGGGCGGCATTTCCCTGCCGTATGGCGCCATTGAGCAGCAGCAGACCTTCACCAGCGGCTATGACGCCAGGTACGGCCGCTCCATCGGCGGCGTGATTAACCAGATCGGCAAGAGCGGCGATAACGACTGGCATTTCGGCGTGCGCGCCCTGTGGCAGCCGGGCAGCATGCGCGCCGACCCCGACAACTTCTACTACGCCAATCCGCTGGTGACGAATGCGGGCAACAAGCCCGGCGATCTGGCCATCTTCCGCAACAACAACAGCAGCAGCGAGAACATCTACGATGCCTACATCAGCGGTCCGCTGATCAAGGACAAGCTGTTCTTCTTCGTCGGTGCCGAGCAGGACAACACCAACTACCGGACGACTTCGGAGTTCAGCAGCACCGCCACCACCGAAACGTGGAAAGTGCAGGATCCCAAGTTCTATACCAAACTGAACTGGAACATCAACGACAGCAACGTCCTGAGCGCGACCTACCTGCAGAACGCGCACAAGACTGATGGGACGATCTACAACTTCGACTACAACACCCTGAAACAGGGTGACTTCAACAGCCTCGACCAGATCAACCGGACCACCTTCAAGGTTTGGGTGGCCAACTACACCTCGTACATCACCGACGACCTGACCCTGAATGCCACGGTCGGCAAGATGCACGGCACGTACTACACCGGGCAGCCCGGGTATCCCGGTTACGACCCGATGCTGCCGCACATCGCCAGTAACTCACAGCAGGATCCGGCATTTTCGCCGCCCGGCGGCATTTCGAACTCGCAGGTCAACTCCTCGATTGCCGATCCCGACCACAAAGAATCGGTGACCAACTACCGCCTGAACCTGGACTACAAGCTAGGCGACCACGACTTTCAGGTTGGCATCGACAACATCAACTCCCGCGACATCAGTGATGGTTCTGTAGATCCGGGCCCGGGCTATCAATGGATTTATGGGGAGAGCGACCCGGGTTCGCCCGTCTTTGGCGTGAGCCCCAATGTGCCGCCCTACGTCGCGCCATCGACGCAGTGCCACCCTGATTCCACCGGCGTAGTGCGTTGCTATTTCGTGCAACAACACACCGACATCAGCGTGGCTTCCGTTCGTGTCGCGCAACGCGCCCAGTACGTGCTGGATAACTGGCAGGTCACACCCAACCTGCTGTTGAACCTGGGTGTGCGCAACGACCAGTTCACCAACTACGACGCTTCCGGCGTGCCCTATATCCGGTTGACCAAGCCGCAATGGGCACCACGCTTGGGCTTCAGCTGGGACGTGCATGGCGATTCGTCCCTGAAAGTGTTCGGCAACGCCGGCCGTTATTACCTTGCGCTGCCGGAACAGGTGGCGCTGTCCATCGCCGCTCCGGTCACGAACGCCGGCGTGTACGGCACCTACACCGGGATCGATCCGAACACGGGCGCGCCGACCGGTTTCACGCCGCTACCGCAGAACCCGTCGACGGGCGTATCGATCGATAGCGAGTACGGCCAGGCGAAGGACCCGCGCGTTTCCACGGCGCAGAACATCAAGGCCGAGTTCTCGGACAACTACGTGCTGGGCATGCAGCAGCAGTTCGAGATGCTGGGAACGAGCTGGGTGTTCGGCGCCACCGGTACGTATCAGCGCATGGATCGCATCATCGACGACTTCGATGACATCCAGATCGAGTGTGCGGCCGGACGCGCGCAGGGCTATGCCTATATGACGGCAGATACCTGCAGTCAGTGGGCACAGAGCCTGGTACTGGTCAATCCAGGGGAGACCGCCAAGCTGTTGATGCAGTCGCCCAGTGGTGCTCTCGCGCCAGTGACGGTGACTGCCAAGGATCAGGGGTTTCCGAAGGCAGCGACACGCCGTTACTACTCGCTGGACCTGTCACTGGAACACGCGTGGGACGGCAAGTGGTTTGCCAAGTTCGACTACATGTTCTCCCGTACCTGGGGCAACGATGAGGGCCCGGTAAGCACCTATTCGCAGCAGGGTGGTTCCTACGAATCACTCACCACCGCGTGGGATTTCCCGGAGCGCATGGAGTATTCCTCCGGTGTCCTGCCCAACGATCGCAAGCATCAGATCAAGTTCTACGGCGCGTACCAGATCGCCAAAGACTGGGCGGTGGGCGCCAACATCTACATGGCATCCGGCACACCGCGCCTTTGCCGTGGTGGCTACGGCCCGGATCAGCTCGCCCTGCATGGCTCACACACCTATTACTGGTGTGGTGGCGTACCCGTTCCGCCGGGCTCGCTCGGTCGTCTGCCATGGACCCATCAGGTCAACCTCAACGTGGACTACAAGCCGGGTTGGTCAGATCACAAGCTCGACTTCAATCTGGCAGTCATCAACCTGTTCAACCAGCAGACGCCGGTGTTCTACAACGACTTCTACGGCACGACATCCAGCCCGAATCCAGACTACGGACGTGTACAGGACACCGTGGCGCCCCGCTATGTGAGGTTCTCCGTCGCCTACGACTTCTGA
- a CDS encoding tetratricopeptide repeat-containing sulfotransferase family protein yields the protein MSEPRPTLPPMAERMLARAREEWAHRAFDAAERSLLNVLALAPDEPTAMRMLGMVAQRRGDAVRAIECFRRVLAVWPDDSDLHVCLGIALFERGDIDKALMHLRHACELQPRSAPAWFNLGEALVREAHTEEAVAALQHALEIDPAHVSARLSLSKAQASLGDINAAIMGFRDVVQREPANAEAWFGLSNLNTARFDALDVACLERALVRGDLPARHRELLGFALAKALEDQGDYARAFDAFRLANTSRRQRTPWDAAGERRRVEAIAAAPMKEVPPPLDEKLGHEVILITSIPRSGSSLVEQILASHPEVTGANEISDLSRVIDAETKRRGSAFPLWTADATAQDWHRLGQEYLARTERWRKARPRFTDKNLLNWYLVGSTLAMLPAARVVIVRRDPVETCLACYRQLFSEKNGFGSDLDEMADYCIDFLRLTRLWLDRYPTQVFDLEYEALQAEPETVIRRLLEFCNLPFDPACLDFHKTQRAVRSAPSAAQVRQPLLRNTARSARYGDRLDPLRRRLRDAGVLVD from the coding sequence ATGAGCGAACCTCGACCGACGCTTCCACCGATGGCCGAGCGGATGTTGGCAAGGGCACGCGAGGAATGGGCTCACCGTGCCTTCGATGCCGCGGAGCGGTCATTACTCAACGTGTTGGCTCTGGCGCCCGATGAGCCGACAGCAATGCGGATGCTGGGCATGGTGGCGCAGCGTCGCGGTGACGCCGTGCGGGCTATCGAGTGCTTTCGACGCGTGCTGGCGGTATGGCCTGACGATTCCGATCTGCACGTTTGCCTCGGTATCGCGCTGTTTGAACGCGGCGATATCGACAAGGCGTTGATGCATCTGCGGCATGCCTGTGAACTGCAGCCGCGGTCGGCACCGGCATGGTTCAACCTCGGTGAGGCCTTGGTGAGGGAGGCGCATACCGAAGAAGCCGTCGCGGCCTTGCAACACGCGCTAGAGATAGATCCGGCACATGTGTCCGCGCGACTGTCTCTGTCCAAGGCGCAAGCGAGCCTTGGTGACATCAATGCCGCGATCATGGGCTTCAGGGACGTGGTGCAACGCGAGCCCGCCAACGCCGAAGCATGGTTCGGCTTGTCCAATCTCAATACCGCGCGCTTCGATGCATTGGACGTGGCCTGTCTTGAGCGCGCCCTGGTACGCGGTGACCTGCCGGCGCGTCATCGCGAGCTGTTGGGTTTTGCCCTAGCCAAGGCGCTGGAAGATCAGGGCGACTATGCACGGGCGTTTGATGCCTTCCGGCTAGCCAACACCTCGAGGCGTCAACGGACGCCATGGGATGCCGCGGGCGAACGCAGACGCGTGGAGGCCATCGCCGCGGCGCCCATGAAAGAGGTGCCGCCACCGTTGGATGAGAAGCTGGGCCACGAAGTCATTCTGATCACCAGCATTCCGCGCTCCGGTTCAAGCCTGGTCGAGCAGATTCTTGCCTCGCATCCGGAGGTGACAGGCGCGAACGAGATCAGCGATCTTTCCCGGGTGATCGACGCGGAAACCAAGCGACGTGGCTCTGCGTTCCCGTTGTGGACGGCCGACGCCACCGCGCAGGATTGGCACCGCCTGGGTCAGGAGTATCTCGCGCGAACCGAGCGCTGGCGCAAAGCCAGGCCACGGTTCACTGACAAAAATCTACTCAACTGGTATCTCGTCGGCTCCACGCTGGCCATGCTACCCGCCGCGCGCGTGGTCATCGTTCGGCGCGATCCGGTGGAAACCTGTTTGGCCTGCTACCGTCAACTCTTCAGTGAGAAGAACGGCTTCGGCAGCGATCTCGATGAAATGGCCGACTACTGCATCGACTTCCTTCGCCTGACGCGGTTGTGGCTCGACCGATATCCCACGCAAGTGTTCGATCTTGAATACGAGGCCTTGCAGGCCGAGCCGGAGACGGTGATCCGTCGCTTGCTGGAATTCTGTAACCTGCCATTCGACCCCGCCTGCCTCGATTTTCATAAGACGCAGCGCGCGGTGCGTAGCGCGCCGAGTGCCGCCCAGGTGCGCCAACCTCTGCTACGCAACACCGCGCGCAGTGCGCGATATGGTGATCGGCTCGATCCCCTGCGCCGGCGCCTGCGTGATGCTGGCGTCCTGGTGGATTGA
- the bhcC gene encoding 3-hydroxy-D-aspartate aldolase BhcC, with protein MNAPFDGLELGYDVPALPGMDEADIQTPCLILDLDALERNIRKMGDYARTHGMRHRSHGKMHKSVDVQKLQEHLGGAVGVCCQKVSEAEVFARGGIRDILVSNEVRDPAKIDRLARLPSWGARIIVCVDDLANVSELSAAAQKHGTTLECLVEIDCGQGRCGVDTPSAATAIAQAIAAAPALIFTGIQAYQGGMQHLENYVDRKAQLDEAVVRVKAVVEDLRAAGLKPELISGGGTGSYYFESGSGVYNELQCGSYAFMDADYGRILDRHGHRIDQGEWKNALFILTSVMSRAKPGQAVCDAGLKVQSVDSGLPVIHGRDDVKYVSASDEHGVIEDMHDVLRINEKLKLIPGHCDPTCNLHDWYVGVRNGRVEVVWPVSARGKAY; from the coding sequence ATGAATGCGCCGTTTGACGGCCTTGAGCTGGGCTATGACGTACCCGCGTTGCCGGGCATGGATGAGGCGGATATCCAGACGCCCTGCCTGATCCTCGATCTTGATGCGCTAGAGCGAAACATCCGCAAAATGGGCGATTACGCCCGCACGCACGGCATGCGCCACCGCAGCCACGGCAAGATGCACAAGTCGGTGGATGTGCAGAAGCTGCAGGAGCACCTGGGTGGCGCGGTTGGCGTGTGCTGCCAGAAGGTATCCGAAGCGGAAGTGTTCGCGCGTGGCGGTATCCGGGACATCCTGGTTTCCAACGAGGTGCGTGATCCCGCCAAGATCGACCGACTCGCCCGCCTGCCGTCCTGGGGCGCCCGGATCATCGTGTGCGTCGACGACCTGGCGAACGTCAGCGAGCTGTCCGCCGCTGCGCAGAAGCACGGCACCACCTTGGAATGCCTCGTCGAGATCGACTGCGGCCAAGGGCGCTGCGGCGTCGACACTCCCAGCGCCGCCACAGCGATCGCACAGGCCATCGCTGCCGCACCGGCCCTGATATTTACAGGCATCCAGGCCTACCAGGGCGGCATGCAGCATCTGGAAAACTATGTGGACCGCAAAGCGCAGCTCGACGAGGCCGTCGTCCGGGTCAAGGCCGTGGTCGAAGATCTGCGCGCCGCCGGGCTCAAGCCTGAGCTCATCTCAGGTGGTGGCACGGGCTCGTACTACTTCGAATCCGGTTCCGGGGTTTACAACGAGCTGCAATGCGGCAGCTATGCCTTTATGGATGCAGATTACGGACGCATCCTCGACAGGCACGGACATCGCATCGACCAGGGCGAATGGAAGAACGCACTTTTCATTCTGACGTCGGTGATGAGCCGTGCGAAGCCCGGTCAGGCGGTCTGCGATGCGGGGCTCAAAGTGCAGTCCGTCGACAGCGGCCTGCCCGTGATTCATGGCCGCGACGATGTGAAGTACGTCAGCGCATCCGACGAGCACGGCGTTATTGAAGATATGCACGATGTCTTGCGCATCAATGAAAAGCTGAAGCTGATCCCCGGGCACTGCGACCCAACCTGCAACCTGCACGACTGGTATGTCGGCGTGCGCAACGGCAGGGTGGAGGTGGTGTGGCCTGTCTCCGCGCGCGGGAAAGCCTATTGA
- a CDS encoding serine hydrolase domain-containing protein: MRRFIRSTFCASALMLLGSMAHASAPDTSSPAEYDRLVDAVVARYHLPGIAVGVIDDGKVVYTRAEGKLASGKPMDADTLFGIASNSKAMTSTVLARLVENGKLRWDDPVTKYLPSFRMYDPWVTANMRVGDLLVHHSGLPEGAGDLMLWPTPNQFTADDVVAGLRYLKPAYSFRAGYAYDNTLYIVAGQVAAAAGGAPYPTLLRREVFQPLGMNRCQIGTWNRDEVGNVADPYLLHDGHFVPVRADGPIVHPATMDAAGGVRCSLNDMLTWASNWLVPTQKQLAWLSPEQRRKEWTAYTPMPISARRHAWDGTLFLGYGYGWRIADVDGQMTVSHTGTLSGMYSAMTLLPFRRSGFVVLINADAEDARSVLIEVLTKQFTAPGKARSVTSYADELEHDAQQQRTSHVPDTSSRKKATPTELAGQLGVWRDPWFGEVQLCAQGDTVRFASLKSPLLTGQVMRVGDRYLVHWDRDEIEAWLRFPEHAGGTLRMAKVDPDADFSSDYEDLAFTREHACK, encoded by the coding sequence ATGCGCCGTTTCATCCGATCCACTTTCTGCGCGTCCGCGTTGATGCTGCTCGGGAGCATGGCGCATGCATCCGCGCCTGACACATCCTCTCCAGCGGAGTACGACCGGCTGGTCGACGCCGTGGTGGCCCGCTATCACCTGCCGGGCATCGCGGTCGGGGTTATCGACGATGGCAAAGTGGTTTACACGCGCGCCGAAGGCAAACTCGCGTCCGGCAAGCCCATGGATGCGGACACGCTGTTCGGCATCGCCTCCAACAGCAAGGCCATGACCTCCACCGTGCTGGCGCGATTGGTGGAGAACGGCAAGTTACGCTGGGACGATCCGGTCACGAAGTACCTGCCGTCGTTTCGCATGTACGACCCGTGGGTCACCGCCAACATGCGGGTAGGCGACCTGCTGGTGCATCACAGCGGCCTGCCCGAAGGTGCCGGTGATCTGATGCTGTGGCCCACGCCCAATCAGTTCACGGCCGACGACGTCGTGGCCGGCCTGCGCTATCTCAAACCGGCCTACAGCTTCCGGGCGGGCTACGCCTACGACAACACCTTGTACATCGTTGCCGGCCAGGTCGCCGCCGCCGCTGGCGGTGCGCCCTATCCCACGCTGCTGCGTCGAGAGGTGTTTCAACCGCTGGGCATGAACCGCTGCCAGATCGGCACATGGAACCGCGATGAGGTGGGCAATGTGGCCGATCCGTACCTTCTGCACGACGGCCACTTCGTGCCGGTACGCGCCGACGGCCCCATCGTGCATCCCGCGACCATGGACGCTGCCGGCGGCGTGCGCTGCAGCCTTAACGACATGCTGACCTGGGCCAGCAACTGGCTGGTACCGACCCAAAAGCAACTGGCATGGCTGTCGCCGGAACAGCGCCGCAAGGAATGGACCGCCTATACGCCCATGCCGATCTCGGCGCGTCGCCACGCCTGGGATGGCACGCTTTTCTTAGGCTATGGCTATGGCTGGCGCATCGCCGATGTCGATGGGCAGATGACCGTGTCGCACACCGGCACGCTGTCGGGCATGTACTCCGCGATGACGCTGCTGCCGTTCCGCCGGAGCGGTTTCGTCGTGCTGATCAACGCCGACGCCGAAGACGCGCGCAGCGTGTTGATTGAAGTGCTTACCAAACAGTTCACGGCGCCCGGCAAGGCGCGCAGCGTAACCAGCTATGCCGATGAGCTGGAACACGATGCTCAGCAGCAGCGCACATCCCACGTTCCCGACACGTCCTCCCGGAAGAAGGCGACGCCCACCGAACTCGCCGGCCAACTTGGCGTGTGGCGCGACCCGTGGTTCGGCGAAGTGCAGCTTTGCGCACAAGGCGATACCGTGCGCTTTGCGTCACTGAAGTCGCCATTGCTGACGGGACAGGTCATGCGTGTCGGCGATCGCTACCTGGTGCACTGGGATCGCGACGAGATCGAAGCCTGGCTGCGCTTTCCGGAACACGCTGGCGGTACGCTGCGCATGGCCAAGGTCGATCCCGACGCTGACTTCAGCTCCGACTATGAAGATCTCGCCTTTACCCGCGAACATGCGTGCAAATAA
- the dgcN gene encoding N-acetyltransferase DgcN has product MSDRNEATGILRWGPPYLLYMGGEADDLAIKTARGLAYWRPEWCIGQFRRSNCPLTLGLPDMNPVQAKAAGADTMVIGIANVGGMMAPEAVGDIIAALDAGLNVIAGLHQKLRDNKDIVAAARANGRALFDARDANRAIPIGNGRRRAGRRLLTVGTDCSIGKMYTTLAIERSMRRRGLSADFRATGQTGMFVAGDGIAVDAVIADFISGAAEMLSPARNDGGWDLIEGQGSLFHPLYAGVSLGLLHGSQPDALVLCHEPTRNHMRGLPECPLPDLKHCLEANITAARLTNPAVKAVGVALNTSGIAEHEALAACREIEDRLGLPCQDPVTMGVEAIVDHLLASCVD; this is encoded by the coding sequence ATGTCTGACCGCAATGAAGCGACCGGCATCCTCCGTTGGGGGCCGCCGTATCTGCTGTATATGGGTGGCGAGGCCGATGACCTGGCCATCAAGACAGCCAGGGGACTGGCCTACTGGCGACCGGAGTGGTGCATCGGACAGTTTCGGCGCAGCAACTGCCCACTGACCCTGGGACTGCCCGACATGAATCCGGTTCAGGCCAAGGCTGCCGGCGCAGACACCATGGTGATCGGCATTGCCAACGTCGGCGGCATGATGGCGCCCGAGGCGGTCGGCGACATCATCGCCGCGCTGGATGCCGGCCTCAATGTGATTGCCGGCCTCCACCAGAAGCTGCGCGACAACAAGGACATTGTTGCGGCAGCCCGCGCTAACGGCAGGGCCTTGTTCGATGCGCGCGACGCCAACCGTGCCATTCCCATCGGCAACGGTCGGCGACGAGCCGGCCGGCGACTGCTAACCGTGGGCACCGATTGCTCCATCGGCAAGATGTACACCACGCTGGCGATCGAACGCAGCATGCGCCGGCGCGGCCTCAGCGCGGACTTTCGCGCCACGGGCCAGACGGGGATGTTCGTCGCCGGCGATGGCATCGCCGTCGATGCCGTCATCGCCGATTTCATCTCGGGCGCCGCCGAAATGCTCTCGCCCGCGCGCAACGACGGCGGATGGGATCTCATCGAGGGTCAGGGGTCGCTCTTCCATCCGTTGTACGCCGGCGTATCGCTGGGCCTGCTACACGGCTCCCAACCCGATGCACTGGTGCTGTGCCACGAGCCAACGCGGAACCACATGCGTGGACTCCCGGAATGCCCGCTCCCGGATCTCAAGCACTGCCTGGAGGCGAATATCACGGCCGCTCGCCTGACCAACCCGGCGGTCAAGGCGGTGGGGGTCGCGCTCAACACGTCAGGCATTGCCGAACACGAAGCGCTCGCCGCATGCCGGGAGATTGAAGACCGACTCGGACTGCCCTGCCAGGATCCGGTCACCATGGGCGTCGAGGCTATCGTGGATCATTTGCTGGCGAGCTGCGTGGACTGA